One genomic region from Mytilus trossulus isolate FHL-02 chromosome 9, PNRI_Mtr1.1.1.hap1, whole genome shotgun sequence encodes:
- the LOC134684016 gene encoding uncharacterized protein LOC134684016, whose product MATSSLSCSVCDLRHISNPSAVWCTECDEGLCEGCQEHHSLSKASRNHTVIPITEYHKLPSDVVKISQFCDKHNEKLSIYCKMHECPCCRNCIVESHNKCQQILKIEDVINNVKSSNAFFEIEQTLKEVGENIEKIREDRQNNLKTLPETRKQIEKEILETRTSINNHIDKIQADIIKELYASADQESKQIRQLLNSLDEKQQEIAILQGSLSDIKKHASDLQTFLSMKRIEKKVSGKNEYIMSISSNENLNQIVLSLNINTAIKKLISDIPNFGKIIVESKPSNIELTTRNQKQAQIMVTKVPSRSFENISLNFQQTINTKESKSNKGTYLLPDGRMVFSSSNNRNSTLTVLNANGSVNFNVQLPPSFDVAYIKENNSLAVSTGGAGEKCIYIIDMQNQNIKKTISVNEYIYGITCYGTDLIYSGRHQGIRTINPHNGIISDIVVGQMQAESYVTTFGDKLYHTNPDKNTVTCYNLQGKLQWTFQNESVLKTPGGISVDNDGNIYVVGRESNNVIIISPNGKQFRQLLSGNEGLSEPSSIHFSKERNMLIVANKGRGEAFLYSVN is encoded by the coding sequence ATGGCGACTTCATCTTTAAGTTGCAGTGTTTGTGATTTACGTCATATCTCCAATCCTTCTGCAGTTTGGTGTACTGAATGTGATGAAGGACTTTGCGAAGGTTGTCAGGAACACCACAGTTTATCTAAAGCATCACGAAATCATACGGTTATACCAATTACAGAATATCATAAATTACCAAGTGATGTAGTAAAGATTAGTCAGTTCTGCGACAAGCACAATGAGAAGTTAAGCATCTACTGCAAGATGCATGAATGTCCTTGTTGTAGAAACTGCATTGTAGAAAGTCACAACAAATGccaacaaattttgaaaatagaagACGTCATCAATAACGTAAAATcgtcaaatgcattttttgagATCGAACAGACATTAAAGGAAGTCggggaaaatattgaaaaaatccgGGAAGACCGACAAAACAATCTGAAAACTTTACCGGAGACTCGGAAACAAATTGAGAAGGAAATCCTAGAAACTAGAACATCAATCAATAATCATATCGACAAAATACAAGCAGATATAATAAAGGAACTATATGCATCAGCAGACCAGGAGAGTAAACAAATCCGTCAACTATTAAATTCTTTAGATGAAAAACAACAAGAGATTGCCATATTGCAAGGGAGCCTTTCTGATATCAAAAAGCATGCGTCAGATCTTCAGACTTTTTTGTCAATgaaacggattgaaaaaaaggtCTCTGGCAAGAATGAATACatcatgtcaatttcaagtAACGAGAATTTGAATCAGATCGTCCTGTCATTAAATATCAACACTGCAATTAAAAAACTCATTTCCGACATCCCAAATTTTGGAAAGATAATAGTTGAAAGTAAACCGTCCAATATTGAGCTTACTACAAGAAATCAAAAGCAAGCTCAGATAATGGTTACAAAAGTACCATCAAgatcttttgaaaatatcagtCTAAACTTTCAGCAGACGATTAACACAAAAGAAAGCAAATCAAATAAAGGTACATATCTGCTACCCGATGGAAGGATGGTATTTTCAAGCAGTAATAATAGAAACTCTACTTTAACTGTTCTGAACGCAAACGGATCGGTGAATTTCAACGTCCAATTGCCACCATCCTTTGATGTAGCATATATTAAGGAAAACAATTCTTTGGCTGTTTCAACTGGAGGTGCTGGTGAAAAgtgtatttatattattgacATGCAAAACCAAAACATCAAGAAAACTATTTCTGTAAATGAGTATATATATGGGATAACATGTTATGGAACCGATTTAATTTATTCTGGGCGACATCAAGGAATTCGAACGATAAATCCTCATAACGGGATCATAAGCGATATAGTCGTAGGTCAAATGCAGGCCGAAAGCTACGTTACAACATTTGGTGACAAGCTGTATCATACCAACCCGGATAAAAACACCgttacatgttataatctacAAGGTAAATTACAATggacatttcaaaatgaaagtgtTTTGAAGACACCAGGAGGCATCTCCGTAGATAACGATGGTAATATATATGTAGTAGGACGTGAGtcaaacaatgtcataataatCTCTCCCAATGGAAAACAATTCCGACAACTGTTATCGGGAAATGAAGGACTCTCCGAACCATCGTCGATCCATTTTAGTAAGGAAAGAAATATGTTGATTGTTGCAAATAAAGGAAGGGGAGAAGCATTTTTATATTCAGTAAACTGA
- the LOC134684773 gene encoding uncharacterized protein LOC134684773, whose protein sequence is MATSSLSCGVCDLRHITKPSAVWCSECDEGLCEGCQEHHSLSKSSRTHTVIPISEFEKLPKDIVKISQFCDKHNEKYIIYCKNHECPCCSSCIVQRHNKCDEIVKLNDVIHNVKTSNKFFEIERTLAEVTENIEKIIKDRQNNIKTLSETRKKIEKEIQEIRTAINIHIDKIQADIIMELYTSEEEESKNILQLLNSLEEKQQEIATLQRNISDIKQHASDLQTFLSMQRIEKEVSGTDEYIRLISGSENLKKTGLSFRINTAIKNFISDIQNFGRITVESKPSNIKLTTKKQNQAQMMVAKVPPRSFGNINLQLQKIIKTKQDNYTFGTCLLPDGRMVFSSSSLDNGTLTVLNANGSLSFVKKLPSASFDVTYISVDNTLAVSSGVSGSSCIYIIDMENQKVKKTISVNDWIYGITYSGTDLIYCELNQGIRMINPNDEIISNIVGVEMAAFCYVTTFGNKLYHTNPYDNSVTCSDREGKKQWTFQNSVLQTPGGITVDRNGDIYVVGRKSNNVILISSDGKHHRLLSANEGLSELLAIHFSKERNMLIVANKKGKAFLYSVN, encoded by the coding sequence ATGGCGACTTCATCTTTAAGTTGCGGTGTTTGTGATTTACGCCATATCACCAAACCTTCTGCGGTTTGGTGTAGTGAGTGCGATGAAGGACTTTGCGAAGGCTGCCAGGAGCATCACAGTTTATCGAAATCATCCCGAACTCATACTGTCATACCAATTtctgaatttgaaaaattaccCAAGGATATAGTTAAAATATCTCAGTTTTGTGACAAACacaatgaaaaatacataatttactGCAAGAATCATGAATGTCCTTGTTGTAGCAGCTGCATTGTTCAAAGACACAACAAATGTGACGAAATCGTAAAACTAAATGACGTCATTCATAACGTCAAGACATCAAATAAATTCTTTGAAATAGAGCGGACATTGGCAGAAGTAACCGAAAATATTGAGAAAATCATAAAAGATCGACAAAACAACATCAAGACATTATCAGAGACTCGGAAGAAGATCGAGAAGGAAATACAAGAGATCCGAACAGCAATCAATATTCACATCGACAAAATACAAGCAGATATAATAATGGAGCTATATACATCGGAAGAGGAGGAGAGTAAAAATATCCTTCAACTGCTTAATTCTTTAGAAGAAAAACAACAGGAGATTGCAACATTACAGAGGAATATTTCAGATATCAAACAGCATGCGTCAGACCTTCAGACTTTTTTGTCTATGCAACGAATCGAAAAGGAGGTTTCTGGCACAGATGAATACATCAGGTTAATATCCGGTAGCGAGAATTTAAAAAAGACCGGTCTGTCATTTCGTATCAACactgcaattaaaaatttcatttccgacattcaaaattttggaaGAATCACGGTTGAAAGTAAACCGTCTAATATTAAGCTTACAACGAAAAAGCAAAACCAAGCTCAAATGATGGTGGCAAAAGTACCGCCAAGATCGTTTGGAAATATCAATCTACAGTTACAGAAGATTATTAAGACGAAACAGGACAATTACACGTTTGGTACATGTCTGCTCCCTGATGGAAGGATGGTATTTTCTAGCAGTAGTCTTGACAACGGTACTTTAACCGTTCTGAACGCGAATGGATCATTGagttttgtgaaaaaattacCATCAGCATCCTTTGATGTAACATACATATCAGTAGACAATACTTTGGCTGTATCATCTGGTGTTTCTGGTTCCAgttgtatttatattattgacATGGAAAATCAAAAAGTCAAGAAAACTATTTCTGTAAATGATTGGATATATGGAATAACATATAGTGGAACGGATTTAATTTATTGTGAGTTGAATCAAGGAATTCGAATGATCAATCCAAATGACGAGATTATAAGCAATATAGTCGGAGTTGAAATGGCAGCTTTTTGCTACGTTACAACATTTGGCAACAAACTTTATCATACAAATCCATACGATAATTCCGTTACATGTTCTGATCGAGAAGGTAAAAAACAATGGACATTTCAAAATAGTGTTTTGCAGACACCAGGAGGCATCACCGTAGATAGAAATGGTGACATATACGTAGTAGGACGTAAATCAAACAATGTAATACTAATCTCTTCTGATGGAAAACATCACCGACTGTTATCTGCAAATGAAGGGCTCTCTGAACTATTGGCGATTCATTTTAGTAAGGAAAGAAACATGCTGATTGTTGcgaataaaaaaggaaaagcaTTCTTATATTCTGTaaactaa